The following coding sequences lie in one Pseudomonas syringae CC1557 genomic window:
- a CDS encoding metal ABC transporter permease produces the protein MMLYSLVVEPFIEFGFMRRALVACLALGIGSGPVGVLLMLRRMSLVGDAMSHAVLPGAAVGFMVAGLSLPAMGFGGLIAGLAVALLSGLVSRLTSLREDASFASFYLTSLAAGVLIVSLHGSSVDLLHVLFGTILAIDDASIYMVGSIASFTLVLLAVIYRPLVLECFDPGFLRAVGGRGSLYHVLFLLLVVLNLVAGFQALGTLMAVGMMMLPATAARFWSNSLSGLMLISTLIATLSGLIGLIVSYHLGVASGPAIVLTASTFYAFSLLFGRTGIVRRLFPKPHLAH, from the coding sequence ATGATGCTCTACAGCCTTGTAGTCGAGCCGTTTATCGAATTCGGTTTCATGCGCCGCGCATTGGTGGCGTGTCTGGCACTGGGCATTGGCTCAGGCCCGGTGGGCGTGTTGTTGATGCTGCGGCGCATGAGCCTGGTAGGCGATGCCATGAGCCACGCGGTGTTGCCGGGTGCCGCGGTGGGCTTCATGGTCGCTGGTCTGTCGCTGCCCGCCATGGGCTTTGGCGGGCTGATCGCCGGGCTGGCGGTGGCGTTGCTGTCCGGGCTCGTCAGCCGCCTGACATCACTGCGCGAAGACGCCAGCTTCGCCAGTTTTTACCTGACCTCGCTGGCTGCCGGTGTGCTGATCGTGTCGCTGCACGGCTCCAGTGTCGACCTGCTGCATGTGCTGTTTGGCACCATTCTGGCCATCGATGACGCATCGATTTACATGGTCGGCAGCATCGCCTCATTCACGCTGGTGTTGCTTGCGGTGATCTACCGTCCGCTGGTGCTGGAGTGCTTTGATCCAGGCTTCCTGCGTGCGGTGGGCGGGCGGGGATCGCTGTATCACGTGCTGTTCCTGCTGTTGGTCGTGCTCAATCTGGTTGCAGGTTTTCAGGCGCTGGGCACGTTGATGGCGGTCGGCATGATGATGCTGCCGGCGACGGCTGCGCGTTTCTGGAGCAATTCGCTGAGCGGCCTGATGTTGATTTCGACGCTGATCGCCACCTTGTCCGGTCTGATCGGCCTGATCGTTTCCTATCACCTTGGCGTCGCTTCGGGTCCCGCCATCGTGTTGACCGCCAGTACGTTCTACGCGTTTTCCCTGCTGTTCGGACGCACGGGCATCGTGCGTCGACTGTTTCCCAAACCTCACTTGGCTCACTGA
- the aztA gene encoding zinc ABC transporter ATP-binding protein AztA, whose protein sequence is MGGHRLVGGYSVSAVIRLENLTVAYERRPAVHHLNGRFEAGSLTAIVGPNGAGKSTLIKAIAGTMKPAQGRVDRGRLATRTIGYLPQAAEIDRSFPLSVADTVSMGAWHSIGPFRSLTRNHARLTAEALHTVGLEGFESRSVGSLSSGQFQRVLFARLLLQDASVILLDEPFTAIDARTTRDLLELVRAWHGQGRTVIAVLHDIDQVRQHFPQTLLMAREAIAWGETADVLSVANLRKARNMAEYWSPDALLCDAEDERP, encoded by the coding sequence ATGGGCGGCCATCGGCTGGTCGGTGGCTATTCCGTGAGTGCCGTCATCCGCCTCGAAAACCTTACCGTGGCCTACGAGCGCCGCCCTGCGGTGCATCACCTCAACGGTCGATTCGAGGCGGGCAGCCTTACGGCCATCGTCGGACCCAACGGTGCCGGTAAATCAACTCTGATCAAAGCCATTGCCGGGACCATGAAGCCTGCACAGGGGCGCGTTGATCGAGGCCGTCTGGCAACCCGCACCATCGGCTATCTGCCGCAGGCTGCCGAGATTGATCGCAGCTTCCCGCTAAGCGTTGCCGATACGGTATCCATGGGCGCCTGGCACAGCATCGGGCCGTTTCGTAGCCTGACGCGCAATCACGCCAGGCTCACCGCAGAAGCGTTGCACACCGTCGGGCTTGAAGGGTTCGAAAGTCGCAGCGTAGGTTCGCTGTCGTCCGGCCAGTTCCAGCGCGTGCTGTTTGCCCGATTGTTGCTACAGGATGCTTCGGTAATTCTGCTGGACGAACCTTTCACCGCCATCGACGCGCGTACCACTCGCGATTTGCTGGAACTGGTCCGTGCCTGGCACGGGCAGGGCCGCACTGTGATTGCTGTGCTGCACGATATCGATCAGGTGCGTCAGCACTTTCCGCAGACCTTGTTGATGGCCCGTGAAGCCATTGCCTGGGGCGAGACGGCCGACGTGCTCAGCGTCGCCAACCTGCGCAAGGCGCGCAACATGGCGGAATACTGGAGCCCCGACGCGCTGTTGTGTGATGCCGAGGATGAGCGCCCATGA